One segment of Trachemys scripta elegans isolate TJP31775 chromosome 1, CAS_Tse_1.0, whole genome shotgun sequence DNA contains the following:
- the CCDC90B gene encoding coiled-coil domain-containing protein 90B, mitochondrial, with protein sequence MRGSGLGRRLLASGGGSRPGAPWGAALPAPRRGFAATAPVKSYDMRRVEITPLEQRKLTFDTHALVRELEVHGFGKEQAETIVSALTTLSNVSLDTVYKDMVTQAQQEITLQQIMAHLDSIRKDMVILEKSEFANLRAENEKMKIELDQVKQQLMNETSKIRADNKLDINLERSRVTDMFTDQEKNLMEATTEFHKKDSSTNSAIAEISNKIDSQIASLKTLMESNKLETIRYLAASVFTCLAIALGFYRFWK encoded by the exons ATGAGGGGCAGCGGGCTGGGCCGGAGGCTCCTGGCCTCGGGGGGCGGCTCGCGGCCGGGCGCGCCCTGGGGCGCTGCGCTGCCGGCCCCAAGGAGAG GTTTTGCTGCCACAGCCCCTGTGAAGTCGTATGACATGAGAAGGGTTGAAATAACCCCACTGGAACAGAGAAAGCTAACCTTTGATACCCATGCATTGGTACGAGAGCTGGAAGTTCATG GTTTTGGTAAAGAACAAGCAGAGACCATTGTATCAGCGTTAACAACTTTGTCAAATGTCAGCCTAGACACAGTCTATAAGGATATGGTGACCCAAGCTCAGCAG GAAATAACTCTGCAGCAGATAATGGCGCATTTGGACTCTATTCGGAAAGATATGGTAATCCTAGAGAAAAGTGAATTTGCAAACCTGAGAGCAGAAAATGAG AAAATGAAAATTGAGTTGGATCAAGTTAAACAGCAGCTAATG AATGAAACCAGTAAAATCAGAGCTGATAACAAGCTGGACATAAATCTGGAAAGGAGCAGAGTGACAGATATG TTCACAGATCAGGAAAAGAATCTCATGGAAGCAACTACAGAGTTTCATAAAAAA GATTCGAGTACCAACAGTGCTATTGCAGAAATCAGTAATAAAATTGATTCACAAATAGCCTCCTTAAAAACTCTCATGGAATCGAATAAATTGGAGACGATACGTTATTTGGCAG CTTCTGTTTTCACTTGCCTAGCAATAGCACTGGGATTTTATAGGTTTTGGAAATAG